From a single Nostoc sp. MS1 genomic region:
- a CDS encoding universal stress protein, producing MTKPIIWIHGDCLSPYNPALQEYPDAPVIWVWDDALIEEWQLSLKRITFIYECLLELPVEIRRGNVAQEIVLFAKENNADLVVTADSPSPRFDDICDEIERSIKVEVLEVEPFFDYDGYIDLKRFSRYWKVAEKYLFE from the coding sequence ATGACCAAACCAATAATATGGATACATGGCGACTGTCTCAGTCCCTACAACCCAGCTTTACAAGAATACCCAGATGCGCCTGTTATTTGGGTTTGGGATGATGCTTTGATAGAAGAATGGCAATTAAGCCTTAAACGCATCACGTTTATTTATGAATGTTTGCTAGAGTTACCTGTAGAAATTCGCCGTGGGAATGTGGCACAAGAAATTGTGTTATTTGCCAAAGAAAACAATGCTGATTTAGTAGTGACAGCAGATAGCCCTAGCCCTAGATTTGATGATATATGTGATGAAATTGAGCGTTCTATAAAAGTGGAAGTGTTGGAAGTAGAACCGTTTTTTGACTATGACGGTTACATCGACTTGAAGCGATTCTCTCGATATTGGAAGGTAGCTGAAAAGTACTTATTTGAATAA